From the genome of Bacteroidota bacterium:
TACTTCTGTTTGTAAAACAAAGGATTTTTGAGCATTCATAACAGCATCGGAATAAATAATAAAGTCTAGCTTACCGGGAGGATAACTACTGTTGTCATATCTCCATGTATAGTCCATTCTCTTATCAGTTTGAATACAGATTGGAGCTGTAACATCGGTATTATCCCAATCGGGTTGACCACCTTCTCCATAAGTAGAAGTATTTTGAATATTACCTGTTAACAAAGTGCTAAGTTGTTGGGCATATCCTACAAGATTTAAATCACCTCCGTAAACAAAAGGTGTTTCATTGGGCAAGGTTATAATTCCGCCTTCCGATTTGGCATCTAAAATAAAAGCTATATATTCATCCACTTCCTCCTGTCTTAAAATATCTCCACTACAACATTTTAAGTGTGCATTTGTAAAAAGCAAATCAGTATGATAAGTTTCGGGTAAGTCAATTAGTGTAGGAAACTGCCGTGATAAAGTATTCCAATCTTGAACTATTTCCCAACGAGAAGCTGTAATTAAGTCTCCATCAATTTTTTTATGTACAAACCAGCCATCAGAATTATCTATTGGAAGCCAATCATCCAGTAAAACTTTTACTTTCTGGGCATCGGTATTCCTAGATTCTGAAAACCCAATAATATCAGGATTCAATACAGTGATTATATTTTCGAAATGAGGTAGCCTTGCCGATTTTGTCAATCCATCAGCCAAAGTATTATATACAAGTATTCGGATATTATTTGTATCTTCCTTTACAATATTTGTAGGGGTGAAGGCTTGCACAGGAGTTTCGTCAAATGTATATTTAAAAACAGTACCTCCATTAGGTAAACTGTCATTATTCTCTTCATTTATTAGTAGAATTTTTATAGTAGATGATGAAAATAAGGGATGAATTCCATCAGGAACAGCATCTCTTTTAATAGCTATCTCAAATTCATCAGAAGTTATAGTAGGGGAAGCCCGAAAAGAAAAATCAGAAAAAGTAACTTTAGAATTCGGATTAACATAATAATCTGCATATCGTTCATTAAATTTTATCGCTAATTCAGCACCATAACCTGCATTAAGATGCAAGCCTGTATTTTCATTATTGTCCGTATCAAAATATAGACAAATTCCTTGAGGCATAAGATTGTCTAGTAAATCAAACTCAATATTAGTTTTTATCCTGATAAAAAGAAAATACTCATCGTTGCTTACTTGCATTTCCAATAGATCTACACCTGAAATTGACTCAGGAGCATCGCTTACTGTTGTCAAATTTGATGTCCAATCATCAAAAATAGCATCAATAGTAATTGGTGCAGATTGTGGAAAAATAACTGACGGGAAAATTATCACTAAAATAATTGTTAAACTGATAAAAATACGATTCATATAAAAATGTTTTGGCGTGGTTTTAATAATTCATGCAATATTACAAAAAGATAATTGATAATAAATTAATTTAAGGACAATTAACCGTGCTCCTTTAAAAGTACAAAGTACTTTATTTTAACAGATAAATTCGAATTCAATTTGGAAATACTATTATTTGTGTTGTATTTTTAATCAAAAAAATAAATTTAAAATAAGATGACAGAACAAGAAATTACAAAAGCTGAAAAAAGAAAAATCTGGAAAGCTAATCGTGCAATATTAGAAACTGATAACTATAAAAGGAAAAGAAGCGGAAAAAAAAGTAAAAGTCGTTGGTCATTATTTGTGAAAGTTTTGTCCTTATTTGAATTCTTTTTAAAAATATTTGGACTTTACAAAATCGGATATAAAAATGCTAAAAATATTGAGATTAAAAAAGTAACTCTTAATTATTCAAACTTACCAAAAGAATTTGATGGATACAAATTACTTCATCTTACCGACCTTCATATCGACAGCATTCCTGGACTTGAAAAAATAATTATTGAAAAAATAAAAGGCCTTAAATACGACCTTTGCGTAATGACAGGAGATTATAGGAAAAGCACTTTCGGTAGTTTTAAAAATATTTTAAAACCAATTTAT
Proteins encoded in this window:
- a CDS encoding T9SS type A sorting domain-containing protein, giving the protein MNRIFISLTIILVIIFPSVIFPQSAPITIDAIFDDWTSNLTTVSDAPESISGVDLLEMQVSNDEYFLFIRIKTNIEFDLLDNLMPQGICLYFDTDNNENTGLHLNAGYGAELAIKFNERYADYYVNPNSKVTFSDFSFRASPTITSDEFEIAIKRDAVPDGIHPLFSSSTIKILLINEENNDSLPNGGTVFKYTFDETPVQAFTPTNIVKEDTNNIRILVYNTLADGLTKSARLPHFENIITVLNPDIIGFSESRNTDAQKVKVLLDDWLPIDNSDGWFVHKKIDGDLITASRWEIVQDWNTLSRQFPTLIDLPETYHTDLLFTNAHLKCCSGDILRQEEVDEYIAFILDAKSEGGIITLPNETPFVYGGDLNLVGYAQQLSTLLTGNIQNTSTYGEGGQPDWDNTDVTAPICIQTDKRMDYTWRYDNSSYPPGKLDFIIYSDAVMNAQKSFVLQTEVMPQHRLQLYGLNQNNTGIASDHFPVVTDFSINASDGILHQKMLKHSIYPNPASTKINISFNNAGRHLITITDLYGRNVFSDEMLSKQSSIDIKILTAGVYFITIIAEDGSKENHKLIKL